From Brassica oleracea var. oleracea cultivar TO1000 chromosome C3, BOL, whole genome shotgun sequence, a single genomic window includes:
- the LOC106336007 gene encoding uncharacterized protein LOC106336007, giving the protein MKGSILTVLSMENHHHHHPSTHLSMDSSVSSSHEELDLEMVNNGNRQITLYNPPDINLPLSVGRTSMSWNLDSCDNILDVGLSSHVYDTTETFLNVVAPSKVSKKCLKRGDSMWGAWFFFSFYFRPALNDKSKSKVVREAGGGCFTGFDKSDLKLDVFLVQHDMENMYMWAFKDKPENALGKMQLRSYMNGHSRQGERPFPFSAERGFVRSHRMQRKHYRGLSNPQCLHGIEFVASPSLLCVSEEDKKRWMELTGRDLKFTIPPDASDFGSWRNLPNTEFELPHVAKPGLSNGKKILNGSGLHLTSNASFSSNGDSSEGGNNSKKRKEFLSPGSSEEECCLTVNNVETHQPGWVKDFTGVMKNVHGPATAAKTIYEDEEAYLVVVTLPFVDLNSVKVSWRNSITNGIVKVTGSSTSSAPLVKRRERTFKLVDQTAEHCPPGEFMREIQLPSRIPEEANIEAYFDGTGPVLEILVPKLRGGVEEEHEVRVCLRPHHLGGVSELKLT; this is encoded by the coding sequence ATGAAAGGCTCGATTCTCACTGTTTTGTCAATGGAGAATCATCATCATCATCATCCTTCAACGCACTTATCCATGGATTCCAGTGTCTCCTCCTCTCACGAAGAACTCGATCTCGAGATGGTGAACAACGGTAACCGCCAAATCACTCTTTACAATCCTCCAGACATCAACCTCCCCTTGTCCGTAGGACGAACCTCCATGTCGTGGAACTTGGATTCCTGCGATAACATTTTAGACGTTGGCCTCAGCTCGCATGTCTACGACACCACCGAGACGTTCCTCAACGTGGTGGCTCCCAGTAAAGTCAGTAAGAAATGCTTGAAACGAGGAGATAGCATGTGGGGAGCTTGGTTCTTCTTCAGCTTCTACTTCAGACCGGCGCTGAACGACAAGTCAAAGTCAAAGGTCGTTAGAGAAGCTGGAGGAGGGTGTTTTACAGGGTTTGATAAATCTGACCTCAAGCTCGACGTGTTTCTCGTTCAGCACGATATGGAGAACATGTACATGTGGGCTTTTAAGGATAAGCCCGAGAACGCGCTCGGTAAAATGCAGCTGAGGAGCTACATGAACGGGCACTCTCGTCAGGGCGAGCGTCCGTTTCCCTTTAGCGCGGAGAGAGGGTTTGTTCGGTCCCACAGGATGCAGAGGAAGCATTACAGGGGGCTCTCTAACCCCCAGTGTCTTCACGGGATCGAGTTTGTGGCGTCGCCGAGTCTCTTGTGCGTTAGTGAAGAAGATAAGAAGAGGTGGATGGAGCTGACTGGTCGAGATTTGAAGTTCACTATCCCTCCTGATGCTAGTGATTTCGGCTCGTGGAGAAACCTTCCCAACACGGAGTTTGAGCTGCCTCATGTTGCGAAACCCGGTTTGAGTAACGGCAAGAAGATACTTAATGGTTCGGGATTGCATTTGACGAGCAACGCTTCTTTCAGCAGCAATGGTGACTCGTCAGAAGGAGGGAACAACAGTAAGAAGAGGAAAGAGTTCTTATCTCCGGGAAGCAGCGAAGAAGAATGTTGCTTGACTGTTAACAACGTCGAGACCCACCAGCCTGGTTGGGTAAAGGACTTCACTGGAGTGATGAAGAACGTTCACGGGCCCGCGACTGCGGCCAAGACCATCTATGAAGACGAAGAAGCTTACCTGGTCGTGGTAACTTTACCGTTTGTGGATTTGAACAGCGTGAAGGTCTCATGGAGGAACAGCATCACGAACGGAATCGTCAAGGTCACGGGGTCAAGCACGTCGAGTGCTCCTTTGGTGAAGAGGAGGGAGCGTACTTTCAAGCTGGTTGATCAGACGGCTGAGCATTGTCCTCCGGGGGAGTTCATGAGGGAGATACAGTTGCCGAGTCGGATTCCGGAAGAAGCAAACATCGAAGCGTATTTTGATGGGACAGGACCGGTTCTAGAGATCCTGGTGCCGAAGCTGAGGGGAGGAGTGGAGGAAGAACACGAGGTTAGGGTTTGTCTAAGGCCACACCACCTCGGAGGGGTTAGTGAGCTTAAGTTGACGTGA
- the LOC106332014 gene encoding transcription factor-like protein DPA, with amino-acid sequence MEMDLIVTPEKQRNRHAVRLVKTPVRRKLIADDDDDHEIGTEKKGQSRTAGGGLRQFSVMVCQKLEAKKITTYKEVADEIISDFATIKQNAEKPLNENEYNEKNIRRRVYDALNVFMALDIIARDKKEIRWKGLPIICKKDVEEVKRDRNKVMNSVQKKAVFLKELREKVSSLESLMLRNQEMAVKTEGPAEGFNLPLILLETNPHAAVEIEISEDMQLVHLDFNSTPFSVHDDAYILKLMQEHKLQQNRASSSSSTHHQSQHSSSSSCIASGTSGPVCWNSRSS; translated from the exons ATGGAGATGGATTTGATTGTCACACCGGAGAAGCAGAGGAATCGTCATGCAGTGAGGTTGGTGAAAACTCCTGTGAGAAGGAAGTTGATAGCTGATGATGATGATGATCACGAGATTGGGACAGAGAAGAAAGGGCAATCAAGAACTGCTGGTGGTGGCCTTCGCCAGTTCAGCGTTATGG TGTGCCAGAAGTTAGAAGCTAAGAAGATCACTACATACAAGGAG GTTGCAGATGAAATCATTTCAGATTTTGCAACAATTAAGCAGAACGCAGAGAAGCCTTTGAATGAGAATGAG TATAACGAGAAGAACATAAGGAGGAGAGTCTATGATGCACTCAATGTCTTCATGGCCTTGGATATTATCGCAAGGGATAAAAAAGAAATCCGGTGGAAAGGGCTTCCCATTATCTGCAAAAAGGATGTCGAAGAAGTTAAG AGAGATCGAAATAAGGTTATGAATAGTGTGCAAAAGAAGGCTGTTTTCCTTAAAGAATTAAGAGAAAAG GTCTCAAGTCTTGAGAGTCTTATGTTGAGAAATCAGGAGATGGCTGTGAAGACTGAAGGCCCAGCAGAAGGTTTTAATTTACCTTTAATTCTACTTGAG ACAAATCCTCATGCAGCTGTCGAAATAGAGATTTCTGAAGATATGCAACTTGTTCACCTTGACTTCAATAG CACGCCATTCTCGGTCCATGACGATGCATACATATTGAAACTGATGCAAGAACACAAGCTGCAGCAAAACAGAGCTTCTTCTTCTTCCTCTACACATCATCAATCTCAACATTCTTCTTCCAGTTCTTGCATTGCTTCTGGAACCTCAGGCCCGGTTTGCTGGAACTCAAGATCCAGCTGA
- the LOC106333725 gene encoding uncharacterized protein LOC106333725, translating into MSERPSRHQRRPSLSVFPNSLLDLTDISVTANPPSTIPSQPPRYQMPPPTPAAAPPANSDKKDDNASKEGNASSN; encoded by the coding sequence ATGTCTGAGAGACCAAGCCGTCACCAGAGAAGGCCTTCTCTGAGCGTTTTTCCGAACTCCCTCCTGGATCTCACCGACATATCTGTCACAGCAAACCCTCCATCCACCATCCCTTCTCAGCCGCCGCGCTATCAGATGCCTCCGCCTACTCCAGCTGCTGCTCCTCCAGCAAACAGTGACAAGAAAGATGACAATGCTAGCAAGGAAGGGAACGCCTCTTCTAACTGA
- the LOC106331753 gene encoding dof zinc finger protein DOF5.1-like, whose product MVFSSFPTYPDSSNWQQQHQPITSTVGFTGDNNISQQFLPHHPLPPQPQQTPPPLHHSGGGGGGPGGPGGSIRPGSMAERARIANIPMPETALKCPRCDSTNTKFCYFNNYSLTQPRHFCKACRRYWTRGGALRSVPVGGGCRRNKRTKNSSGGGGGGSSCSGNSKSQDSNTSSDQYHDRAMANNQMGPPPSSTSLSSLLSSYNAGLIPGHDHNNNNILGLGSSLPPLKLMPPLDFTDNFTLQYGTVSAPSYHVGGGSGGGGGAEALLTGFDQWRFPAPHHQLPLLGGLDSSSSSSGLYQFDHQNQTGMDPGYGLVTGSGQYRPKNIFHNLVSSSVSSAMVTDTASQLASVKMEDSNNQLNMSRQLFGTEQQLWNIHGSAASAAAATTSSWSDVSINFSSSSTSNI is encoded by the exons ATGGTGTTTTCTTCATTTCCTACTTATCCTGATTCATCAAACTGGCAACAGCAA CATCAACCAATCACATCCACCGTTGGATTCACGGGAGACAACAACATCAGCCAGCAGTTCCTCCCTCACCATCCCCTCCCACCGCAACCGCAACAAACGCCTCCACCGCTTCACCACAGCGGTGGAGGCGGTGGTGGTCCCGGAGGACCTGGAGGATCAATAAGGCCAGGTTCGATGGCGGAAAGGGCAAGAATAGCCAACATACCAATGCCTGAAACAGCCTTGAAATGTCCAAGATGTGACTCAACCAACACCAAATTCTGTTACTTCAACAACTACAGTCTCACCCAACCTCGCCACTTCTGCAAAGCATGCCGCCGTTACTGGACACGTGGCGGCGCTCTAAGGAGCGTTCCTGTTGGTGGTGGTTGCCGCAGAAACAAAAGAACCAAAAACAGCAGCGGTGGCGGTGGTGGTGGTAGCAGCTGTAGCGGTAACAGTAAGTCACAAGACAGCAACACAAGCAGCGACCAATACCACGACCGAGCCATGGCTAATAATCAGATGGGACCACCACCTTCTTCGACTTCTCTGAGCTCGTTGCTATCTTCTTACAACGCCGGATTGATCCCCGGACATGATCATAACAACAACAACATACTTGGACTTGGATCATCTTTGCCTCCTCTCAAGCTCATGCCTCCTTTAGACTTCACTGACAACTTCACCTTACAGTACGGTACCGTTTCAGCTCCTTCTTATCATGTAGGGGGTGGAAGCGGAGGAGGAGGAGGAGCGGAGGCTCTTTTGACTGGTTTTGACCAGTGGAGATTCCCGGCACCTCATCACCAACTTCCTTTGCTAGGTGGTTTAGACAGCTCATCATCATCTTCCGGGTTATATCAGTTTGATCATCAAAATCAAACGGGCATGGATCCGGGTTACGGATTAGTCACTGGCTCGGGTCAGTATCGACCTAAGAACATCTTTCATAACCTTGTTTCCTCTTCTGTATCATCAGCTATGGTCACGGACACTGCGTCGCAATTAGCTTCAGTGAAAATGGAAGATAGTAACAATCAACTCAACATGTCTAGACAACTTTTTGGAACCGAACAACAGCTTTGGAATATTCATGGGAGTGCAGCATCAGCCGCAGCGGCAACAACTAGTTCGTGGAGTGATGTCTCTATTAACTTCAGCTCTTCTTCTACTAGCAATATATAA
- the LOC106328935 gene encoding THO complex subunit 4B-like — MAGGLDMSLDDLIKSNRKPTGSRGRGNGGGRGFGGGSSGPSRRFANRVGNRTAPYSRPMQQAHDAMWANDVFATDASVAAAFGHQSAGVGVGGSSIEAGTKLYISNLDYGVSNEDIKELFSEVGDLKRYGIHYDRSGRSKGTAEVVFSRRGDALAAVKRYNDVQLDGKLMKIEIVGTNLSAPAPPMLAPVQIPFPSNGLLGNFNENYNGNFNGNFNGNFRGRGRGGFMGRPRGGFGGGNFRGGRGARGGGGGGGGRGSGRGGRDEKVSAEDLDAELDKYHKEAMEETS, encoded by the exons ATGGCAGGTGGCTTGGATATGTCACTCGACGACCTCATCAAATCCAATCGAAAACCTACCGGATCTCGCGGCCGAGGAAACGGCGGCGGTCGCGGATTCGGCGGTGGCTCCTCCGGTCCGTCTCGACGGTTTGCTAACCGCGTGGGAAACAGAACGGCGCCGTATTCAAGG CCGATGCAACAAGCTCATGACGCGATGTGGGCTAACGACGTTTTCGCCACTGACGCGAGTGTGGCGGCTGCTTTTGGGCATCAGTCTGCGGGTGTTGGCGTTGGCGGATCTTCAATCGAGGCTGGAACGAAGCTCTACATCTCAAATTTAGATTATGGTGTCTCCAACGAGGATATCAAG GAGCTCTTCTCAGAGGTTGGTGACCTTAAGCGTTATGGGATTCACTATGATAGGAGTGGAAGATCCAAG GGTACTGCTGAAGTTGTTTTTTCACGGCGTGGTGATGCCTTGGCAGCTGTCAAGCGTTACAATGATGTTCAGTTGGATGGAAAGCTGATGAAGATTGAGATTGTTGGAACTAATCTTTCAGCTCCAGCACCTCCTATGCTTGCTCCTGTTCAAATTCCATTTCCTTCGAATGGGTTACTTGGGAACTTTAATGAGAACTACAATGGCAACTTCAATGGGAACTTCAATGGAAACTTTAG AGGGAGAGGAAGAGGTGGTTTTATGGGAAGGCCTCGTGGTGGTTTTGGCGGAGGTAATTTCCGTGGTGGTAGGGGAGCTAGAGGAGGAGGAGGAGGAGGCGGTGGTCGTGGCAGTGGAAGAGGAGGACGTGATGAAAAGGTGTCTGCAGAGGATCTTGATGCTGAATTGGACAAGTATCACAAAGAGGCAATGGAGGAAACAAGTTGA
- the LOC106331860 gene encoding short-chain dehydrogenase TIC 32, chloroplastic-like has product MKLFATYKYASLIVPYYSLTPLFLLSFSLSLSSILVPERQISENKEAKLLKMGLYSLITGRRGPSGFGSATTAEEVTQGIDATHLTAIITGGAGGIGMETARVMAKRGVHVVIGARNIGAAENGKAEILRQNTNARVTLLHLDLSSVKSIRAFVRDFHALHLPLNLLINNAGVMFCPYQLSEDEIELQFATNHIGHFLLTNLLLDTMKTTAKTSGVEGRILNLSSIAHIYTYKEGIKFDSINDICCYSDKRAYGQSKLANILHANELSRQLQEEGVNITVNSVHPGLILTNLFQHTALLMRFLKFFSFYLWKNIPQGAATTCYVALHPTLKGVTGKYFADCNEVTPSKLARDETLAQKLWDFSVKLINSVSKKNYLGFEDTI; this is encoded by the exons ATGAAACTCTTTGCCACTTATAAATATGCTTCTCTCATAGTACCATATTATTCTCTAACACCCCTCTTCCTTCTTAGTTTCTCTCTATCTCTCTCTTCCATATTGGTTCCTGAGAGACAGATCTCTGAAAATAAAGAGGCCAAGCTACTAAAAATGGGATTATATTCACTAATCACAGGGAGAAGAGGACCAAGTGGGTTTGGTTCAGCTACAACAGCTGAAGAGGTTACCCAAGGGATTGATGCAACTCATCTCACTGCAATTATCACAG GAGGGGCAGGAGGGATAGGAATGGAGACAGCGAGGGTAATGGCCAAGAGAGGGGTTCATGTGGTAATTGGTGCCCGAAACATAGGAGCTGCAGAAAATGGCAAAGCCGAGATTCTCAGACAAAACACAAACGCACGTGTCACCCTCCTCCACTTAGATCTCTCTTCGGTCAAATCCATCAGAGCCTTTGTTCGTGACTTCCATGCCCTCCATCTTCCTCTCAATCTCCTCAT AAACAACGCAGGAGTAATGTTCTGTCCATACCAACTCTCTGAAGATGAAATCGAATTGCAGTTTGCTACAAATCACATTG GTCATTTTCTGTTGACAAACTTGCTCCTAGACACAATGAAGACCACAGCTAAAACCAGTGGTGTCGAAGGAAGAATTTTGAATTTATCATCTATAGCTCATATCTATACTTATAAAGAAGGAATCAAGTTCGACAGCATCAATGACATATGCTG TTACTCGGATAAAAGAGCTTACGGACAATCAAAACTAGCCAATATATTGCACGCTAACGAGCTCTCCCGTCAACTTCAG GAAGAGGGAGTGAACATAACAGTGAATTCAGTGCACCCTGGTCTCATCCTCACCAATCTCTTCCAACACACTGCTCTTTTAATGA GGTTCTTGAAGTTCTTCAGCTTTTACTTGTGGAAAAATATACCTCAG GGAGCAGCTACAACATGTTATGTTGCTCTGCATCCAACGCTGAAGGGAGTAACGGGAAAGTACTTTGCAGATTGCAACGAAGTCACTCCAAGCAAACTTGCTAGAGATGAGACTTTGGCACAAAAACTCTGGGATTTTAGTGTTAAGCTCATCAACTCTGTTTCTAAAAAGAACTACCTGGGTTTCGAGGACACCATTTAA
- the LOC106328684 gene encoding WD repeat-containing protein 44-like, translating into MANLSGASGRLERKKTMAMNWAGLGEVEDDDDRFFESSNRISTVVPIDLASSSDEEESEFDDCRISFSSSAARPAPEPVTSPDFDIWMSAPGSITERRRRLRDGMGLESKKSMLGSISIQRISKPTAIEIVGGSVMEEKVAEEPDHNNPPPLDQRYPPMSVLIVRSRSDSDIESTSAEKIRKEEMLGKTSKSRLTRTASAIGAPRARVSPPNAPKRSGAKKLSTVVSNTQFSAFFLIKNLDTGKEFIVKEYGENGAWNRLSDLQTGKQLTMEEFEKSLGFSSIVKDLMRRDNANSAIDLSKLNSYVSKSLRESKKRGAAFLKNIKGVAHSMSSKAPPEKEKEKDPNVSSLRVVDQHQQQEKNNDETNQWVKVRHSGKSHKELSALHLCQEIEAHQGAIWTMKFSPDSHLLASGGEDCAIHVWEVQECEILSTNESSLTPIQEGDDAAEVPPEKKKKGKAPSIRKGNQIPDYVHAPETVFSLSDKPICSFTGHLDDVLDLSWSRSQLLLSSSKDKTVRLWDIETQSCLKLFAHNDYVTCVQFNPLDEDYFISGSLDAKIRIWNISNRQVVEWTDLNEMVTAVCYTPDGQAAFVGSHKGNCRLYSAEDCKLEQTNHIDLQNKKKAQAKKITAFQFSPINPSEVLVTSADSRIRVLDGTELVQKFRGFKNTCSQMTASYTLDAKHIVCASEDSQVYMWKHEEPRVGLTGRKTIAMCTSFETFPCKDVSVAIPWHGVVKGEPPPAQTQPKKNPKKPSTTTTQENATAGKKSGLPPLPKKNNDNTESVATEEHQEDEPTTQVPQNETENIAGETIKPGDSPSISISSRISSWSWFDGSGSHGTHLAQPTAWGMVIVTATIGGQIRAYQNFGLPRRVSRQGSLF; encoded by the exons ATGGCGAATCTAAGCGGCGCAAGTGGGAGATTGGAACGGAAGAAGACAATGGCGATGAATTGGGCGGGGTTAGGCGAGGTTGAAGACGACGACGATCGCTTCTTCGAGAGCTCTAACCGTATCTCCACCGTCGTGCCTATCGATTTGGCATCTTCTTCTGACGAGGAGGAAAGCGAGTTCGATGATTGCCGGATCTCATTTTCTTCATCCGCCGCTCGTCCTGCTCCCGAGCCGGTTACGTCGCCGGATTTCGATATCTGGATGTCGGCGCCGGGATCCATCACGGAGCGCCGTCGTAGGCTCCGCGATGGAATGGGGCTCGAGTCGAAGAAGAGCATGCTCGGATCTATCTCGATCCAGCGCATCAGCAAACCTACGGCGATTGAGATCGTCGGAGGAAGCGTTATGGAAGAGAAGGTTGCGGAGGAGCCGGATCATAATAATCCTCCTCCGTTGGATCAACGATATCCGCCGATGTCGGTTTTGATCGTACGGTCCAGATCCGATTCCGATATCGAATCGACTTCCGCTGAGAAAATACGAAAAGAGGAAATGTTAGGGAAAACGTCGAAATCGCGTCTGACGAGAACCGCGTCTGCGATTGGAGCTCCGCGCGCGAGAGTCTCGCCGCCTAACGCGCCCAAACGCAGCGGCGCGAAGAAGCTCTCTACGGTAGTTTCCAATACTCAGTTCAGCGCCTTCTTCCTGATAAAGAATCTCGATACTGGCAAAGAGTTCATAGTGAAGGAGTACGGCGAGAACGGAGCGTGGAACCGTCTCAGCGATCTTCAAACAGGAAAGCAGCTGACGATGGAGGAGTTTGAGAAGAGCCTTGGATTCTCGTCTATCGTTAAGGACCTTATGCGGCGAGATAATGCGAACTCCGCCATTGATTTGAGTAAACTCAATTCCTATGTGTCGAAGAGCTTGAGGGAAAGCAAGAAGAGAGGTGCTGCTTTTCTAAAGAACATAAAGGGCGTTGCTCATTCGATGAGCTCTAAGGCTCCTCCAGAGAAAGAGAAAGAGAAAGATCCTAATGTTAGTAGTCTGAGAGTGGTGGACCAACACCAACAGCAGGAGAAGAACAACGACGAGACAAATCAATGGGTGAAGGTGAGGCATTCAGGGAAGTCTCACAAAGAGCTCAGCGCTTTGCATTTGTGCCAAGAGATTGAAGCTCATCAAGGAGCTATCTGGACTATGAAGTTTAGTCCTGACTCGCATTTGTTGGCTAGTGGAGGGGAGGATTGTGCTATTCATGTGTGGGAGGTCCAGGAATGTGAGATCTTGTCAACGAATGAGAGCAGCTTGACACCCATTCAAGAAGGTGATGATGCAGCAGAAGTGCCACCGGAGAAGAAGAAAAAGGGGAAAGCTCCATCGATTAGAAAAGGAAATCAGATCCCAGATTATGTCCATGCGCCTGAAACTGTCTTCTCATTATCAGATAAACCCATATGCAGTTTCACTGGCCATTTGGATGATGTTCTGGACTTGTCCTGGTCTCGGTCACAG CTATTGCTTTCATCTTCCAAGGACAAAACCGTGCGTTTATGGGATATCGAAACTCAAAGCTGTCTAAAACTCTTTGCCCACAATGACTATG TTACTTGCGTACAATTTAATCCATTGGATGAAGATTACTTCATAAGTGGCTCACTTGATGCCAAGATCCGTATATGGAACATATCGAACCGTCAAGTAGTGGAGTGGACTGATCTAAATGAAATGGTTACTGCTGTTTGTTACACTCCTGATGGTCAG GCTGCATTTGTTGGTTCACATAAAGGGAATTGTCGGCTTTACAGTGCAGAAG ATTGCAAGCTGGAGCAAACAAACCATATTGATCTGCAAAACAAAAAGAAAGCTCAAGCTAAAAAGATCACAGCTTTCCAG TTTTCGCCGATTAATCCGTCAGAAGTGCTTGTAACGTCTGCTGATTCACGCATTCGGGTTCTTGACGGTACTGAACTTGTTCAAAAATTCAGAG GTTTCAAAAACACATGTAGCCAAATGACAGCATCTTACACACTAGATGCCAAACACATTGTCTGCGCAAGCGAAGACTCACAGGTTTACATGTGGAAACACGAGGAGCCACGAGTAGGACTAACCGGTAGAAAAACCATCGCCATGTGTACTTCTTTCGAAACCTTCCCTTGCAAAGACGTCTCCGTGGCAATACCTTGGCATGGCGTTGTTAAAGGAGAACCACCACCCGCACAAACCCAACCGAAGAAAAACCCCAAGAAACCCTCAACCACTACTACACAAGAAAACGCAACCGCAGGTAAAAAATCCGGCCTCCCACCGTTACCTAAGAAAAACAACGACAACACGGAGAGTGTAGCAACAGAAGAACATCAAGAAGATGAACCCACGACACAAGTTCCGCAAAACGAAACAGAGAACATTGCTGGAGAGACAATAAAGCCAGGGGATTCGCCTTCTATATCGATCTCATCTCGGATATCTTCATGGTCTTGGTTTGATGGTAGCGGCAGTCATGGAACTCATTTGGCTCAACCAACGGCTTGGGGAATGGTGATCGTTACAGCCACGATCGGTGGTCAAATCCGGGCTTACCAGAACTTCGGTTTGCCACGCAGAGTCAGTCGTCAGGGCTCTCTGTTTTGA
- the LOC106332803 gene encoding dolichyl-diphosphooligosaccharide--protein glycosyltransferase subunit 4C, translating to MFDDQDLGFFANFLGIFIFILVIAYHFVVADPKFE from the coding sequence ATGTTTGACGACCAAGACCTCGGATTCTTTGCCAATTTTCTCGGCATTTTCATCTTCATTCTGGTCATTGCTTACCATTTCGTCGTCGCCGACCCAAAGTTCGAATGA